One Mariprofundus sp. NF genomic region harbors:
- a CDS encoding FAD-binding oxidoreductase yields MKADVIIIGGGLQGLSTALQLGRRGIKAIVLEKESPGRHASGVNAGGLRQLNRHMAEIPLTVAAAEMWRNIRELVDDDCDVVLNGQVRVAESSAQLQKLQARVDTLQAQGYQHEQIIDSETLYRLVPKLVGGCVGALYNPDDGSARPFHAATAFRHKAIALGAEIRSGVEVLGIEESSDGWKLETTQGVFSAATVVNCAGAWANRFAAMLGESVPLIPKAPTLMVTERLPPFLDLTVGAEGYQLSFKQMQNGTVIIGGAHLAKLDFEREQSVIDFATLKTSAQTVTRFFPHMAQVRIVRTWAGIEGFMPDNIPVIGASSKAAGIFHAFGFSAHGFQLSPVVGRIMSELILDGKTDLPIEPFDIRRFHESES; encoded by the coding sequence ATGAAAGCAGATGTGATCATTATCGGTGGCGGATTACAGGGCCTCTCGACTGCCCTGCAGCTGGGGCGTCGCGGCATCAAAGCTATCGTGCTGGAAAAAGAGAGCCCCGGCCGCCACGCTTCAGGTGTGAATGCCGGTGGTTTGCGCCAGCTTAATCGCCACATGGCTGAGATTCCGCTTACGGTTGCCGCTGCAGAGATGTGGAGAAATATCCGCGAACTGGTGGATGATGATTGCGATGTCGTGCTCAATGGTCAGGTCAGGGTTGCTGAGAGCAGTGCACAACTGCAGAAGCTGCAGGCGCGTGTGGATACACTGCAGGCGCAGGGTTATCAGCATGAGCAGATCATTGATAGCGAAACGCTCTACAGGCTTGTGCCAAAGCTTGTCGGTGGATGTGTCGGTGCGCTCTACAATCCCGATGATGGCTCTGCCAGACCTTTCCATGCCGCCACAGCATTTCGCCACAAGGCAATCGCGCTCGGTGCTGAAATCCGTAGCGGTGTTGAGGTGCTGGGCATCGAAGAGAGCAGTGATGGCTGGAAGCTTGAAACTACTCAGGGGGTGTTCTCTGCTGCAACCGTAGTGAACTGTGCCGGAGCCTGGGCCAACCGTTTCGCCGCCATGCTGGGAGAGTCGGTACCGCTTATCCCGAAAGCGCCGACATTGATGGTAACAGAGCGGCTACCGCCATTTCTTGATCTGACCGTAGGCGCAGAGGGCTACCAGCTCTCCTTCAAACAGATGCAGAACGGTACGGTGATTATCGGTGGTGCCCATCTGGCCAAGCTCGATTTTGAGCGCGAGCAGTCGGTGATCGACTTTGCCACGCTGAAGACCAGCGCCCAAACCGTGACCCGCTTCTTTCCCCATATGGCTCAGGTTCGCATTGTGCGCACATGGGCTGGCATCGAAGGCTTTATGCCCGACAATATCCCTGTGATCGGGGCCAGCTCGAAAGCTGCCGGCATCTTTCACGCTTTCGGTTTCTCTGCACACGGATTCCAGCTCTCGCCGGTTGTTGGCCGTATCATGAGCGAACTGATTCTCGATGGAAAAACCGATCTGCCAATCGAACCATTCGATATCCGACGATTCCATGAATCGGAGTCATAA
- a CDS encoding RidA family protein: protein MIERMQTKQRMSRIVKHNGTIYLCGQVCKDAEQGIKEQTATMLEKVDELLQQAGSDRNHILSATIYIKDMKYFAEMNEVWDNWVPEGHAPARACVTASMAREALLVEISVVAAEINPA, encoded by the coding sequence ATGATTGAACGCATGCAAACAAAACAACGAATGAGCAGAATCGTTAAACACAACGGCACAATCTATCTGTGCGGCCAGGTCTGCAAAGATGCCGAGCAAGGCATTAAAGAGCAGACAGCAACGATGCTGGAGAAGGTCGATGAGCTGCTGCAACAAGCCGGTAGCGACAGGAATCATATTTTATCGGCAACGATCTATATCAAAGACATGAAGTACTTCGCCGAGATGAATGAAGTTTGGGACAACTGGGTACCAGAGGGGCATGCACCAGCTCGCGCCTGTGTCACAGCCAGTATGGCTCGAGAAGCGCTATTGGTAGAGATCTCAGTGGTCGCTGCCGAAATCAACCCTGCATAA
- a CDS encoding spermidine synthase, whose protein sequence is MIPFRLIDEATEHGTTMRLYKRGIDYSIRVDKAGDLMNSRLHYSEDVLAELACKAIAGRKKPHLLVGGLGMGYTLAAVLANTTDCARVTVSELMSAVVRWNREYLGILAGSPIEDERVHILEQDVGKVMRENKNGFDAIMLDVDNGPDGFSRDDNDALYGLRGLNNAYDALKPGGVLTVWSASKDQAFTQRMMKVGFDVDQKQVRSLSEKSGVHHTIWIAIRPG, encoded by the coding sequence ATGATCCCCTTCAGACTCATTGATGAAGCCACTGAACACGGTACTACCATGCGCTTGTATAAACGTGGTATCGATTATTCGATTCGCGTGGATAAAGCTGGCGACTTGATGAACAGCCGCCTGCACTACTCGGAAGATGTATTGGCGGAACTGGCCTGCAAAGCGATTGCCGGGCGGAAAAAACCTCATCTTCTGGTGGGCGGTCTTGGCATGGGTTACACACTGGCTGCAGTACTTGCCAACACAACCGATTGTGCGCGGGTAACTGTCTCTGAACTGATGTCGGCCGTGGTTCGCTGGAACCGGGAATACCTGGGTATTCTGGCTGGCAGCCCGATAGAGGATGAGCGTGTTCACATTCTGGAACAGGACGTCGGCAAAGTAATGCGTGAAAACAAAAACGGCTTCGATGCCATTATGCTCGATGTCGACAATGGCCCGGATGGTTTCAGCCGTGATGATAACGATGCCCTGTATGGCCTGCGCGGACTGAACAATGCCTATGATGCACTTAAACCCGGTGGTGTGCTTACTGTCTGGTCTGCCTCCAAAGATCAGGCATTTACCCAGCGTATGATGAAGGTCGGTTTCGATGTGGATCAGAAGCAGGTGCGTTCGCTCTCGGAAAAATCCGGCGTACACCACACCATCTGGATCGCCATTCGTCCGGGTTAA
- a CDS encoding VF530 family DNA-binding protein: MNEQPNNPLHGMTLEKVLNALVEHYGWGELGIYVRIKCFNNDPSVKSSLKFLRRNPWARTKVEKLYLDMLQEIERENTPKWPYTNKPN, from the coding sequence ATGAATGAACAGCCCAACAACCCACTGCATGGCATGACCCTGGAGAAAGTCCTCAATGCGCTGGTTGAACACTATGGTTGGGGTGAGCTGGGCATCTACGTCAGGATCAAATGTTTTAACAACGACCCTTCGGTAAAATCGAGCCTGAAATTCCTGCGAAGAAATCCCTGGGCACGAACCAAGGTGGAGAAACTCTATCTTGATATGCTGCAAGAGATTGAGCGTGAAAACACGCCTAAGTGGCCCTACACCAACAAGCCGAACTGA
- a CDS encoding glutamine synthetase III, with protein MSGNESRLQAIHQITNRQATPVDQPEPLSKIWATDVFNLAKMEECLSKSAFKAIKKTVQTGEPLDPATAEVVAAAMKEWAMGKGAKFFSHIFYPMTNASAEKHDGFIVTNSEGNAITEFSGSLLIKGEPDGSSFPNGSIRMTNAARGYTAWDPTSPAYIMQTENGATLTIPSVFMSWTGEALDKKIPLLRSNAAMNRAAQKVLSLMGETEIAPLNSSCGAEQEYFLVDANFAAARPDLLLAGRTLFGAPSAKGQQFDDHYFGAIPQRVQVFMQDFEEQLYRLGIPAKTHHNEVAPGQFEIAPYFEAANVAADHQQLLMTVLKNSAKKHGFLCLLHEKPFAGINGSGKHVNWSVGNATQGNLLDPGDTPHDNLNFLLFCGAVVRGVHLHGPLLRAAIATASNDHRLGANEAPPAIMSVYLGDQLEKLFMDIKEGNLSVTEEGGEMDLGLSQILNFKRDPGDRNRTSPFAFTGNRFEFRAVGSAQSVSGPLVVMNTMLADSLEWIAGKLDAELASGSDQATAVLAVLKDLINEHGNAVFGGDGYSTDWHTAAVDDRGLKNIPTTADALPALREASVKELFASTGVLSPVELESRFEVYSEQYILAIELEANLVVEMAKSSIYPTAISYLSELAAANVSMAEMGIELDSSTAKTVAAEANAMMAAVAKLSVALEQHDFASTEAHMQYLAKDVRSLMDEVRLHADALEGEVSDELWPLPKYREMLFIK; from the coding sequence ATGAGTGGAAACGAATCCCGACTTCAAGCAATTCATCAGATCACCAATCGTCAGGCGACACCTGTAGATCAGCCTGAGCCATTGAGCAAGATCTGGGCTACTGATGTATTTAATTTGGCAAAAATGGAGGAGTGCCTCTCCAAGAGCGCCTTCAAAGCGATCAAGAAAACGGTTCAGACCGGTGAACCGCTTGATCCGGCGACTGCCGAGGTTGTTGCCGCAGCCATGAAAGAGTGGGCAATGGGTAAGGGTGCCAAGTTCTTCTCCCATATCTTCTATCCGATGACCAATGCCTCTGCTGAAAAGCATGATGGCTTCATCGTGACCAACTCCGAGGGCAACGCCATCACCGAATTTTCCGGTAGCCTGTTGATCAAGGGTGAACCGGATGGTTCATCATTCCCTAACGGTAGTATCCGCATGACCAATGCCGCACGTGGTTATACTGCCTGGGACCCAACCAGTCCGGCCTATATTATGCAGACCGAGAATGGTGCGACATTGACCATCCCAAGTGTGTTTATGTCATGGACCGGTGAAGCATTGGATAAGAAGATTCCGCTGTTGCGTTCCAATGCAGCGATGAACAGAGCCGCACAAAAGGTGCTCTCATTGATGGGTGAAACGGAAATCGCTCCGCTGAACTCAAGCTGTGGTGCTGAGCAGGAGTATTTCCTGGTCGATGCCAACTTTGCCGCCGCTCGTCCTGACCTGTTGCTGGCTGGACGTACCCTGTTTGGAGCGCCTTCAGCCAAAGGTCAGCAGTTTGATGATCACTACTTCGGTGCGATTCCACAACGCGTTCAAGTCTTCATGCAGGATTTTGAAGAGCAACTATACAGACTCGGTATCCCCGCAAAAACCCACCACAATGAGGTTGCACCGGGTCAGTTTGAGATCGCGCCCTATTTTGAAGCGGCCAATGTCGCTGCCGATCACCAGCAGCTATTGATGACCGTGTTGAAAAACAGTGCCAAGAAACACGGCTTCCTCTGCCTGCTGCATGAGAAGCCATTTGCTGGTATCAACGGCTCCGGTAAACATGTGAACTGGTCGGTGGGTAATGCTACTCAGGGTAACCTGCTTGATCCGGGTGATACCCCGCATGATAATCTCAACTTCCTGCTCTTCTGTGGTGCTGTGGTTCGTGGAGTGCATCTGCATGGGCCGCTGCTGCGTGCTGCGATTGCTACCGCCTCCAATGATCATCGTCTGGGTGCGAATGAGGCTCCGCCTGCGATTATGTCTGTTTATCTCGGTGATCAGCTTGAAAAGCTATTTATGGATATCAAAGAGGGCAATCTCAGTGTGACAGAAGAGGGTGGTGAGATGGATCTTGGTCTCTCCCAGATTCTTAACTTCAAACGCGATCCGGGCGACCGTAACAGAACCTCTCCATTTGCTTTCACCGGCAACCGTTTTGAGTTCCGCGCTGTTGGCTCTGCTCAGTCTGTGTCAGGACCACTGGTTGTGATGAATACCATGTTGGCTGACTCCCTGGAGTGGATAGCCGGTAAACTTGATGCTGAATTGGCATCAGGTAGCGATCAGGCGACGGCTGTGCTTGCTGTGCTTAAAGACCTTATCAATGAACATGGCAATGCAGTATTTGGTGGCGATGGCTACTCAACCGACTGGCATACTGCGGCTGTTGATGATCGTGGGCTCAAAAATATTCCAACAACTGCTGACGCACTGCCTGCACTGCGCGAGGCATCGGTAAAAGAGCTGTTTGCATCGACTGGCGTACTCTCTCCTGTTGAGCTGGAGAGTCGTTTTGAGGTCTATTCAGAGCAGTATATTCTGGCTATTGAACTGGAGGCCAATCTGGTTGTGGAGATGGCAAAATCGAGCATCTATCCCACCGCAATCTCCTATCTTTCAGAACTTGCAGCAGCCAATGTAAGTATGGCTGAGATGGGCATTGAACTGGATAGTTCAACAGCTAAAACTGTTGCAGCTGAAGCCAATGCAATGATGGCTGCTGTTGCAAAACTGAGTGTAGCACTTGAGCAGCACGATTTTGCATCGACTGAAGCGCATATGCAGTACCTTGCCAAGGATGTACGCTCTCTGATGGATGAGGTGCGTTTGCATGCTGATGCGCTTGAAGGTGAAGTATCTGATGAACTCTGGCCTCTGCCTAAATACCGCGAGATGCTGTTTATCAAGTAA
- a CDS encoding nitric oxide reductase activation protein NorD produces MVETVTRRKMDVEMYWQRLNCKFAQVDRVFDDCMVEAKARLSSQGLVAYIEHAGFLGKLGRGPEPVLVYLEEAPIVASEVGEEALADLREFAHYLSTHTNFKAMVPFLQTSGAVARRLKTYKLFRQYIEVLRDMVEKTSVSVLGHHTTFPSPGLPDLLKQAPRLLIELSLEGFKNWVEYGINYYSTHPGRQVDYFSFQSPDAHAVMQRERHGTLLMDHERKLDSYMRGLWADHDYLVPYSLAFDELRKPMPYYDDLGIRIPDVYDDDRGVKGIDRYRAALAHMAAHRRWSQKMVVDNWSPFQRLAVETFEDSRVEYLAMQRFPGLRKIFLALHPIPDEKALQLESTSLINLRLAMVSRAILDPDYQYENADVREFVGRFFAEMEKDGSKSMDMAMIALSFIGRTRKQSDALPNTYFDNTEVDYRDDNRHLWIYIEQGDDEETTFEHLDQKQQDNEELKGLPPRHYHEWDYNAVHYRPDWVSVYESLHPRGNAAKIDKLLDKHKALAKRLKAMLDMLKPQDKVRIRYQEEGSELDLDVAIRSLIDFKGGSQPDTRINMSHKTDGRDVAVMLLLDLSQSLNEKAVGCNQTILELSQEAVSLLAWAVDQVGDKFAIAGFHSDTRHNVRYFHMKGYNEPWNDEVKSRLAAMEAGFSTRMGGAMRHAAHYLKAQQADKKLMLILTDGEPADIDVDDDQLLIQDAKQAVKELGADGIYSYCINLDPKADEYVADIFGKQYTIIDHVDRLPEKLPELFIALTK; encoded by the coding sequence ATGGTTGAAACAGTCACAAGAAGAAAGATGGACGTCGAGATGTACTGGCAGCGCTTGAACTGCAAGTTTGCTCAGGTTGACCGGGTCTTTGATGATTGCATGGTAGAGGCCAAAGCCCGACTTTCGAGTCAGGGACTGGTTGCCTATATCGAACATGCAGGTTTCCTTGGTAAGCTTGGGCGAGGGCCTGAGCCTGTTCTGGTCTATCTGGAAGAGGCACCGATTGTCGCTTCAGAGGTTGGTGAAGAGGCGCTGGCGGATCTGCGCGAGTTTGCACACTACCTCTCGACCCATACCAACTTTAAGGCGATGGTGCCGTTTCTGCAGACCAGTGGCGCTGTAGCTCGACGCCTGAAAACCTATAAGTTGTTTCGTCAGTATATTGAAGTGTTACGTGATATGGTGGAGAAAACCTCCGTCTCTGTACTTGGTCACCACACCACATTCCCAAGCCCCGGCCTGCCCGATCTTCTCAAGCAGGCACCAAGGCTGTTGATTGAACTCTCCCTCGAAGGGTTTAAAAACTGGGTCGAGTACGGCATCAACTATTACAGCACACATCCCGGACGTCAGGTCGACTACTTCAGCTTCCAGTCACCGGATGCGCATGCTGTGATGCAGCGTGAACGCCATGGTACGTTGCTGATGGATCATGAGCGCAAACTTGATTCATACATGCGCGGCCTGTGGGCTGATCACGATTATCTTGTGCCATATTCGCTGGCCTTTGATGAGTTGCGCAAACCGATGCCTTACTATGATGATCTGGGTATCCGCATTCCTGATGTCTATGATGATGATCGGGGAGTGAAGGGAATTGATCGTTATCGCGCTGCACTGGCGCATATGGCTGCACATCGTCGCTGGAGCCAGAAGATGGTGGTGGATAACTGGAGCCCGTTCCAGCGCCTGGCTGTTGAAACCTTTGAAGACTCGCGTGTCGAATATCTGGCCATGCAGCGCTTCCCCGGTTTGAGAAAGATCTTTCTTGCCCTGCATCCGATCCCGGATGAGAAGGCGTTGCAGCTGGAGAGTACGTCCCTGATTAATCTGCGTTTGGCGATGGTTTCCAGGGCGATTCTTGATCCTGATTACCAGTATGAGAATGCAGATGTGCGTGAGTTTGTCGGCCGTTTCTTTGCTGAGATGGAGAAAGATGGCTCCAAGAGCATGGATATGGCGATGATTGCCCTCTCTTTTATTGGTCGAACCCGTAAGCAGTCTGATGCGTTGCCCAACACCTATTTCGATAATACTGAGGTCGATTATCGTGATGATAATCGTCATCTCTGGATCTATATCGAGCAGGGTGATGATGAAGAGACAACCTTTGAACACCTTGATCAGAAGCAGCAGGATAATGAAGAGCTGAAAGGCCTTCCCCCGCGTCACTATCATGAGTGGGATTATAACGCCGTTCACTATCGTCCGGATTGGGTGAGTGTCTATGAATCACTGCACCCGCGCGGCAATGCAGCGAAAATCGATAAACTGCTTGATAAACACAAGGCGTTGGCCAAACGTTTGAAGGCGATGCTCGATATGCTTAAACCTCAGGATAAGGTGCGTATCCGTTATCAGGAGGAGGGCTCTGAACTTGATCTGGATGTAGCGATTCGCTCATTGATCGATTTCAAGGGTGGTTCTCAACCCGATACACGTATCAATATGAGTCACAAAACCGATGGTCGTGATGTTGCGGTGATGCTATTGCTCGATCTGTCGCAATCGCTCAATGAGAAGGCGGTGGGTTGCAATCAAACCATTCTCGAACTCTCTCAGGAGGCAGTATCACTACTGGCCTGGGCTGTGGATCAGGTAGGTGATAAATTCGCTATTGCCGGTTTCCACTCTGATACACGTCACAATGTTCGATACTTTCATATGAAAGGTTATAACGAACCCTGGAATGATGAAGTCAAATCACGACTAGCCGCCATGGAAGCGGGTTTCTCAACCCGTATGGGTGGTGCGATGCGTCATGCAGCTCACTATCTGAAAGCACAGCAAGCAGATAAAAAGCTGATGCTGATTCTCACCGATGGAGAACCGGCTGATATCGATGTTGATGATGATCAGCTATTGATTCAGGACGCCAAGCAGGCGGTGAAAGAGCTGGGTGCTGATGGTATTTATAGTTATTGCATCAACCTTGATCCCAAGGCGGATGAGTATGTGGCAGATATCTTCGGCAAGCAGTACACCATTATTGATCATGTCGATCGTCTGCCCGAGAAGTTGCCGGAACTGTTTATCGCACTGACAAAATAA
- a CDS encoding CbbQ/NirQ/NorQ/GpvN family protein, which produces MTDKDQYKIHEEPFYQAQDDEIELYEAAYAARLPVMVKGPTGCGKSRFIEYMAWKLDRPLITVACNEDMTASDLVGRYLLDANGTRWLDGPLTTAARIGAICYLDEVVEARQDTTVVIHPLTDHRRTLPLDKKGELIEAHPDFQLVISYNPGYQSLMKDLKQSTKQRFAGFEFDYPTAEVETGIIAKETGIDTELAAKLVGIGGTARNLKGHGLDEGISTRLLTYAAALIKGGVAPKAACRMALVRPITDDADIRDTLDHAIDATFG; this is translated from the coding sequence ATGACCGATAAGGATCAGTACAAGATTCACGAAGAGCCATTTTATCAGGCACAGGACGATGAGATCGAGCTCTATGAAGCCGCTTATGCCGCACGATTGCCGGTGATGGTGAAAGGGCCAACAGGTTGTGGTAAATCACGTTTTATTGAATATATGGCATGGAAACTGGACAGGCCGCTTATTACCGTGGCCTGTAATGAAGATATGACAGCTTCGGATCTGGTAGGTCGTTACCTGCTGGATGCCAACGGCACACGCTGGCTGGATGGTCCGTTGACCACTGCAGCACGCATTGGTGCGATCTGTTACCTCGATGAGGTGGTTGAAGCGCGTCAGGATACCACGGTTGTAATCCATCCTTTGACTGACCATCGTCGTACACTGCCGCTGGATAAGAAGGGCGAGCTGATTGAAGCACATCCTGATTTTCAGTTGGTGATCTCCTATAACCCGGGTTACCAGAGCCTGATGAAGGATCTGAAACAGTCGACCAAACAGCGTTTTGCCGGTTTTGAGTTCGACTATCCAACGGCTGAAGTTGAGACCGGTATCATTGCTAAAGAGACCGGTATTGATACGGAACTGGCTGCTAAGCTGGTAGGTATTGGTGGCACGGCCCGCAACCTCAAGGGTCATGGTCTGGATGAAGGTATCTCTACCCGTCTGCTGACTTATGCTGCAGCTCTGATTAAGGGTGGCGTAGCGCCTAAGGCTGCATGCCGTATGGCACTGGTGCGTCCGATTACCGATGACGCAGACATCCGCGATACACTTGATCACGCCATTGACGCGACCTTCGGCTAA
- a CDS encoding metal ABC transporter substrate-binding protein: MSLLKKSAVLQSIYTAAVPLLLLLISFPSPATAKPHVVATVPALAQIAQAVGGIDIHVKSLTSIGHDPNVFSPRPGHARALSSALLLFSVGFGLESSWLPSLIKRSGNSKIIPGSDGYFSGGDAIEAIGVPRGMSSQQISQWSPDKNPYWWLDPEMGIKVAHALAVRLSELDAVNAERYLQRASEFEKAVKEKLPVWRDHMNIHTGVVITYHNTYVYFMEAMNIELGGFIEPRSGIEPSTRYMDDLLRVIREKNVKLIWVEPYNNRAIAKRLAGAAGIKMMILPDAVEGYGTEGYIGMFDLMVERVARWSQ; the protein is encoded by the coding sequence ATGTCTCTGCTGAAAAAATCAGCAGTGCTTCAGTCGATCTATACAGCAGCAGTCCCCCTGCTGCTTCTCCTGATCTCTTTCCCCTCCCCTGCAACTGCCAAACCTCATGTTGTCGCAACCGTACCCGCCCTCGCCCAGATTGCTCAGGCTGTCGGCGGCATAGATATTCACGTCAAATCACTCACCAGCATCGGCCACGATCCCAATGTATTCTCACCCCGCCCCGGCCATGCCCGTGCCCTGAGCAGTGCCCTACTACTCTTCAGCGTCGGTTTTGGTCTGGAGTCCTCATGGCTTCCCTCGCTCATAAAACGCTCAGGCAACAGCAAAATCATTCCCGGCAGCGATGGTTATTTCAGCGGTGGTGATGCCATTGAAGCGATAGGTGTACCACGTGGCATGAGCTCGCAGCAGATCAGCCAGTGGTCACCGGATAAAAACCCCTACTGGTGGTTAGACCCTGAAATGGGCATCAAAGTTGCCCATGCACTAGCCGTTCGCCTGAGTGAACTTGATGCGGTCAACGCTGAGCGTTATCTGCAGCGGGCATCCGAATTTGAGAAGGCAGTCAAAGAGAAGCTGCCGGTATGGCGTGATCATATGAATATTCATACTGGTGTGGTGATCACCTACCACAACACCTATGTCTATTTCATGGAAGCGATGAATATCGAACTGGGTGGTTTTATTGAGCCGAGATCCGGCATTGAACCATCAACACGTTATATGGATGACCTGCTCAGAGTGATCAGGGAGAAAAACGTCAAGCTGATCTGGGTTGAACCCTACAACAACAGAGCGATTGCCAAGCGCCTTGCCGGCGCAGCTGGCATTAAAATGATGATACTACCGGATGCCGTTGAAGGTTATGGTACAGAGGGGTACATCGGCATGTTTGATTTGATGGTAGAGCGCGTAGCGAGGTGGAGCCAATGA
- a CDS encoding metal ABC transporter permease, with product MILLTVLIATLVIAITLPVLGQRVLERRIVFVDLALAQVAATGYAMGMALQIPGVYAAAATTSIALVLMALMDEDTPLPKEAVMGAVYAFAASVGMVLLSLLPYGEGQLMGLLFGSVLGIDWQGIIELSVFAGLGLLLALPEHSNTFSGRLRFYAGLSLIIVPAIYAIGVLLVFAYLVMPALSVWRRGHNGPTWQALTLAVIASTAGTLLADFLDLPPSATVVLTLAFIAVVTGLIIYFIDRNRPEELEEDEEEDDDEENEEEDGPQRSSLTD from the coding sequence ATGATTTTACTGACTGTTTTAATAGCCACGCTGGTGATCGCCATAACCCTGCCGGTGCTCGGACAACGGGTGCTAGAGCGACGCATCGTATTTGTCGACTTGGCTCTGGCACAGGTTGCAGCAACCGGTTACGCCATGGGCATGGCACTGCAAATACCGGGCGTTTATGCCGCTGCGGCAACCACCTCCATCGCACTGGTTCTGATGGCACTGATGGATGAGGATACACCGCTTCCCAAAGAGGCGGTGATGGGTGCGGTATACGCCTTTGCAGCATCGGTTGGCATGGTGCTGTTATCCCTACTCCCCTATGGAGAGGGCCAGCTTATGGGGCTGCTGTTCGGTAGCGTGCTGGGTATCGACTGGCAAGGTATCATTGAACTATCCGTATTTGCCGGATTGGGACTGCTGCTTGCCCTGCCTGAGCACAGCAATACCTTCAGTGGCCGTCTGCGCTTTTATGCCGGTTTAAGCCTGATCATTGTACCGGCGATCTATGCCATCGGTGTACTGCTGGTATTCGCCTACCTGGTCATGCCTGCCCTCTCAGTCTGGCGGCGTGGTCATAACGGACCAACATGGCAGGCACTGACACTGGCGGTTATTGCCAGTACCGCAGGCACATTGCTCGCGGACTTTCTCGATCTTCCACCTTCAGCCACCGTTGTACTGACACTGGCCTTTATTGCCGTTGTCACAGGACTGATCATCTACTTTATCGATAGAAACAGGCCCGAAGAGCTTGAGGAAGATGAAGAAGAGGATGATGATGAGGAGAACGAAGAAGAGGATGGGCCTCAGAGAAGCAGCCTGACCGACTGA
- a CDS encoding adenylate/guanylate cyclase domain-containing protein, whose amino-acid sequence MMKKAIRFRDIEQASYSLIGFIPYLLALYLVIYLDAEITPTLLLIGLSALLAHLTGYSVIRKFGRQLCNVRDITGQAAMSDDKQSIEIHENTPDELVGIIEHFNTVLAESERSSRNFQEMTTKLLLYTREIEGYQKKLREESLSRSRLSRYVDKSLVEKIINSEEDIPLQNMQHEVTVLFADIRSFTSISEHMSPEEVIGMLNDYFDAMVKIIFKHNGILDKFVGDELMATFGVVGNQDEGALNALQAALEMQHCVKALMPEFRLKGYPVFEVGIGVNTGDVVMGNVGSKNRMDYTVIGDTVNVAARLEQMAEGEVIIVGEETYNRCHHLISMQPRGDIKVKNRGALVKCYQMSLS is encoded by the coding sequence ATGATGAAAAAGGCGATTCGATTCAGAGATATTGAGCAGGCCAGTTACAGCCTGATTGGATTTATTCCCTACCTTCTGGCCCTCTATCTGGTGATCTATCTTGATGCCGAGATCACCCCGACGCTGCTGCTGATCGGTCTCTCTGCTCTGCTTGCGCATCTGACTGGTTATTCAGTGATTCGCAAATTTGGCAGGCAGCTGTGCAATGTTCGGGATATCACCGGTCAGGCGGCGATGTCAGATGATAAGCAGTCGATTGAAATTCATGAAAATACACCCGATGAACTGGTTGGTATCATTGAGCATTTTAATACGGTACTGGCGGAATCGGAACGTTCATCGCGCAATTTCCAAGAGATGACAACCAAGCTGCTGCTCTACACCCGTGAAATAGAGGGCTACCAGAAGAAACTCAGGGAAGAGAGTCTGTCGCGCAGCCGATTGAGTCGCTATGTTGATAAGAGCCTTGTCGAAAAGATTATCAATTCAGAAGAGGATATCCCGCTACAGAATATGCAGCATGAGGTGACAGTGCTGTTTGCCGATATACGATCATTTACTTCGATTTCAGAGCACATGAGCCCTGAAGAGGTGATCGGCATGCTCAATGACTATTTTGATGCCATGGTGAAGATCATATTCAAGCACAATGGCATTCTTGATAAATTCGTGGGCGATGAGTTGATGGCCACCTTCGGTGTGGTGGGCAATCAGGATGAAGGAGCGCTGAATGCGCTGCAGGCAGCCCTGGAGATGCAGCACTGCGTGAAAGCCCTAATGCCCGAATTCAGGTTAAAAGGTTATCCGGTATTTGAGGTCGGCATTGGTGTGAATACGGGCGATGTTGTGATGGGTAATGTAGGGTCAAAAAATCGAATGGATTATACGGTGATTGGCGATACCGTGAATGTTGCAGCCCGTCTTGAGCAGATGGCAGAAGGTGAAGTTATTATTGTCGGCGAAGAGACCTATAACCGTTGTCATCATCTTATTTCCATGCAGCCAAGGGGTGATATCAAGGTGAAGAACCGTGGCGCACTGGTTAAATGTTATCAGATGAGCCTGAGTTAA